A section of the Sphingomonas sp. LT1P40 genome encodes:
- a CDS encoding flagella basal body P-ring formation protein FlgA, with the protein MIVHLLPALLAATSTPVAFQSTEALDQLVQQFAGAPIGVEGGARAAVDKRLRLAACADPQLSWRSAAEDAVVIRCPGPQQWRVFVAVNVLPKAAPTRAPVAVAAVRPPAPVKAESVIKRGDPIMVEAGAAGFSITRQGVAMGDAPVGGRVIVKMDDKRPPVAAIAMESGRARLPGFGE; encoded by the coding sequence ATGATCGTCCATCTCTTGCCCGCATTGCTCGCCGCGACGAGCACGCCCGTCGCCTTCCAGTCGACCGAGGCGCTCGACCAACTGGTCCAGCAATTCGCCGGTGCGCCGATCGGCGTCGAAGGCGGCGCGCGCGCGGCAGTGGACAAGCGCCTGCGGCTTGCCGCCTGCGCCGATCCGCAGCTGAGCTGGCGCTCGGCGGCGGAGGATGCGGTGGTGATCCGTTGTCCGGGGCCACAGCAATGGCGCGTGTTTGTCGCGGTCAATGTGTTGCCAAAGGCGGCACCGACCCGCGCACCCGTCGCGGTTGCCGCCGTGCGTCCGCCCGCACCGGTCAAGGCTGAGAGCGTCATCAAGCGCGGCGATCCGATCATGGTCGAGGCCGGCGCTGCCGGCTTTTCGATCACGCGTCAGGGCGTTGCGATGGGCGATGCGCCGGTCGGCGGTCGTGTCATCGTCAAGATGGACGACAAGCGCCCACCGGTGGCCGCGATCGCGATGGAATCGGGACGCGCGCGCCTCCCCGGATTCGGCGAATAA
- the flgM gene encoding flagellar biosynthesis anti-sigma factor FlgM: MPATAPVKAAGVETRVAQTSTAASLTRTAAASAPVDAERVSRIKKAIADGNFPLVPSTVADRLLALKLDWNPNEKA; the protein is encoded by the coding sequence GTGCCCGCGACCGCGCCCGTCAAGGCAGCGGGCGTCGAGACGCGGGTGGCGCAGACCAGCACCGCCGCGTCGCTGACCCGCACGGCGGCGGCAAGCGCGCCGGTCGATGCCGAACGCGTGTCGCGCATCAAGAAGGCGATTGCCGACGGCAATTTCCCGCTGGTGCCATCGACCGTGGCAGATCGGCTGCTTGCGCTGAAACTCGACTGGAATCCGAATGAAAAGGCGTGA
- a CDS encoding flagellar protein FlgN, translating to MKRRDALIDVIDALYAEIAALKSNDVAALERATHAKLVGIEAVGAANDDEPDLSPELRALAEEAHRLNETSRIYVNLMAANVRRRLQTLTGNDLPSYRPGLAGAYA from the coding sequence ATGAAAAGGCGTGATGCCCTGATCGACGTGATCGACGCGCTGTACGCCGAGATCGCGGCGCTGAAGTCGAACGACGTCGCCGCGCTGGAACGCGCGACGCATGCGAAACTGGTCGGGATCGAGGCGGTGGGGGCCGCCAATGACGACGAACCGGACCTCTCGCCCGAGCTGCGCGCGCTGGCCGAGGAGGCGCACAGGCTGAACGAGACCAGCCGCATCTATGTCAATCTGATGGCCGCCAATGTGCGGCGGCGGTTGCAGACACTGACCGGCAATGATTTGCCGTCCTACCGGCCTGGTCTTGCCGGAGCGTATGCGTAA
- a CDS encoding lytic transglycosylase domain-containing protein has protein sequence MSVPSIGARATATTAIAAASQKTGIDFNYLLGQAQVESGMRSNARARTSSATGLYQFIEQSWLGVVKEHGDKHGLGWASDSIKRTSSGRFVVPDAATRNAILSMRNDPQAASLMAAEHASDNKASLESSLGREATGTDLYMAHFLGIGGARKFLGAMDANPERGAASMFPAAARANRSIFYTPGGQQRSLGEIYDRFAGKLDKGAAAVGATGLASGGVGSGAGDAKFQQLVQSLGDGVEVVLGNDAVGQDRKWLTTLDQMNTAGRSNEGVNPLRPTPQSAKLAYMMLASLGA, from the coding sequence ATGAGCGTACCTTCAATCGGAGCCAGAGCGACCGCCACTACGGCGATCGCGGCGGCAAGCCAGAAGACCGGGATCGACTTCAACTATCTGCTCGGCCAGGCACAGGTCGAAAGCGGGATGCGCAGCAATGCCCGCGCCCGCACCTCCAGCGCCACCGGCCTGTATCAGTTCATCGAGCAAAGCTGGCTGGGCGTCGTCAAGGAGCATGGCGACAAGCACGGGCTGGGCTGGGCGTCGGACAGCATCAAGCGCACATCGTCGGGCCGCTTCGTCGTGCCCGACGCCGCGACGCGCAACGCAATTCTGTCGATGCGCAACGATCCGCAGGCGGCCTCGCTGATGGCGGCGGAACATGCCAGCGACAACAAGGCGTCGCTTGAGAGTTCGCTGGGCCGGGAAGCGACCGGCACCGATCTTTATATGGCGCACTTCCTGGGCATTGGCGGCGCGCGCAAATTTCTGGGGGCGATGGACGCCAATCCGGAACGGGGCGCGGCCAGCATGTTTCCCGCCGCAGCGCGCGCCAATCGCAGCATCTTCTACACCCCCGGCGGCCAGCAGCGTTCGCTCGGCGAAATCTACGACCGGTTTGCCGGCAAGCTCGACAAGGGCGCGGCGGCAGTCGGTGCGACCGGCCTCGCCTCGGGTGGCGTCGGTTCCGGGGCGGGCGATGCGAAGTTTCAGCAGCTGGTCCAGTCGCTGGGTGACGGGGTCGAGGTCGTGCTGGGCAACGATGCCGTCGGGCAGGACCGCAAATGGCTGACCACGCTCGATCAGATGAACACCGCCGGACGTAGCAACGAGGGTGTGAACCCGCTTCGCCCGACGCCGCAGAGCGCGAAGCTCGCTTATATGATGCTTGCGAGCCTGGGAGCGTAA
- the flhA gene encoding flagellar biosynthesis protein FlhA has translation MNLNMASIGASAKSFSLPVAILVLVGMMVVPVPTFLLDTFFIMNIIISLAVLMVALNAQKPLDFSAFPTVLLFATLFRLGLNVASTRVVLGHGHEGEAAAGHVIEAFGTFMIGGDYVVGLFVFAILIIINMIVVTKGAGRVSEVSARFTLDALPGKQMAIDADLNAGLITPDEAKARRIEVSTEADFYGAMDGSSKFVKGDAIAGLLILFINVIGGLILGPVSHGMTIGEAAQTYVLLAIGDALVAQIPALLLSIAAAAIVTRVNANKEQDLATQIGSQFSSHKTWTPVAVIVALLGVMPGMPHFIILPAAAASGFMAWKMYQASKRPPAPEPVAIAEAVDPSKIGWDEVTDNMQVMLDIGYGLVPLVDERRGGPLMGRITGVRRALSKELGFVVPQVRVRDDINLDPFTYRIVVGGVVIGEDTVSPDEVLALDTGQAAGLLNGKKAKDPTFGLDAVWISTADADAATGQGWLVVDPGTVMATHLNQALISNASDLLGPDEVQALLDGLRERAAQLVSALSPNPLPITTLTQVLRGLLAENIPLKEFRRIAAAIANAAQKTLDADEIIELIRPELGPLIIQKLCGVREPLRVMTLEGQLEALLGQAVRSDPARRHTIEPDLGRRIVDALQRAAQPLVSEAKPFALVVQPSIRIAIRKLVKTCLPDTPVMSFFEVPEDKSVEVVAVIGAPAALPA, from the coding sequence ATGAATTTGAACATGGCGTCGATCGGCGCATCGGCAAAGAGCTTCTCGCTGCCGGTCGCAATCCTGGTGCTGGTCGGCATGATGGTCGTGCCGGTGCCGACCTTCCTGCTCGACACCTTCTTCATCATGAACATCATCATCAGCCTAGCCGTGCTGATGGTCGCGCTGAATGCGCAGAAGCCGCTCGATTTCTCGGCCTTTCCCACCGTGCTGCTGTTCGCGACGTTGTTCCGGCTGGGCCTGAACGTCGCCTCGACCCGTGTCGTGCTGGGGCATGGGCATGAGGGCGAAGCGGCGGCAGGCCATGTGATCGAGGCGTTCGGGACGTTCATGATCGGCGGCGATTATGTCGTCGGCCTGTTCGTGTTCGCGATCCTGATCATCATCAACATGATCGTGGTAACCAAGGGTGCGGGTCGCGTGTCCGAGGTGTCCGCGCGCTTCACCCTCGACGCCCTGCCCGGCAAGCAGATGGCGATCGACGCCGATCTCAACGCCGGGCTGATCACGCCCGACGAAGCCAAGGCGCGGCGGATCGAAGTTTCGACCGAAGCCGATTTCTATGGCGCGATGGACGGTTCGTCCAAATTCGTGAAGGGCGATGCGATCGCCGGCCTGCTGATCCTGTTCATCAACGTCATCGGCGGCCTGATTCTGGGTCCGGTCAGCCACGGCATGACGATTGGCGAAGCGGCCCAGACCTATGTGCTGCTGGCGATCGGCGATGCACTGGTCGCTCAGATCCCGGCCTTGCTGTTGTCGATCGCCGCCGCGGCCATCGTCACGCGCGTCAATGCGAACAAGGAACAGGATCTGGCGACCCAGATCGGCAGCCAGTTCTCCAGCCACAAGACCTGGACCCCGGTCGCGGTGATCGTCGCGCTGCTGGGTGTGATGCCGGGCATGCCGCATTTCATCATTCTGCCCGCCGCCGCCGCATCCGGTTTCATGGCATGGAAAATGTATCAGGCATCGAAGCGTCCGCCTGCGCCGGAGCCCGTCGCCATCGCCGAAGCCGTCGATCCGTCGAAGATCGGCTGGGACGAAGTGACCGACAATATGCAGGTGATGCTCGACATCGGTTACGGGTTGGTCCCCCTGGTCGACGAGCGTCGCGGCGGGCCGCTGATGGGGCGCATCACCGGTGTGCGTCGTGCGCTGTCGAAGGAACTGGGCTTCGTGGTGCCGCAAGTGCGCGTGCGCGACGACATCAATCTCGACCCCTTCACCTATCGCATCGTCGTCGGCGGCGTCGTCATCGGCGAGGATACCGTTTCGCCCGACGAAGTGCTGGCGCTGGACACCGGTCAGGCGGCGGGCTTGCTCAACGGCAAGAAGGCAAAGGACCCAACCTTCGGCCTCGACGCCGTCTGGATTTCGACTGCCGACGCCGATGCCGCGACCGGACAAGGCTGGTTGGTAGTCGATCCGGGCACCGTCATGGCGACGCATCTGAATCAGGCGCTGATCTCGAACGCATCCGACCTGCTCGGCCCGGACGAGGTGCAGGCTTTGCTCGACGGGCTACGCGAACGTGCCGCGCAACTGGTGTCGGCATTGTCGCCGAATCCGTTGCCGATCACGACGCTGACGCAGGTGCTGCGCGGGCTGCTGGCGGAGAATATCCCGCTCAAGGAATTCCGCCGCATCGCCGCCGCGATCGCCAATGCCGCGCAAAAAACGCTCGACGCCGATGAGATCATCGAACTGATCCGGCCGGAGCTTGGTCCGCTCATCATTCAGAAATTGTGCGGCGTGCGCGAGCCGTTGCGCGTGATGACGCTGGAAGGGCAGCTCGAAGCGTTGCTGGGGCAGGCGGTTCGGTCCGATCCGGCGCGGCGTCATACGATCGAACCCGATCTGGGCCGCCGTATCGTCGATGCCCTTCAGCGCGCGGCACAGCCTCTGGTGTCGGAGGCCAAGCCGTTCGCGCTGGTCGTGCAACCTTCGATCCGCATTGCGATCCGCAAGCTGGTCAAGACCTGTTTGCCCGACACGCCGGTGATGAGCTTCTTTGAAGTGCCCGAGGACAAGTCGGTCGAAGTCGTTGCCGTGATCGGCGCTCCTGCGGCGCTGCCGGCATGA
- a CDS encoding sigma-70 family RNA polymerase sigma factor, translated as MTFQQSHKDFSHNEFALTYGRSGETKRDMDALVRKHMPLVRRLAWHVHGSMSSLIDVEDLVQIGLVALVEAANSFEDRGLVSFDQYLSTRVRGAMIDELRRQATITRGAMKRRRVYNDAVGALTDESGKRPDEATVASRLGVTVEKLRSDYASAEAVRFDSIDDVYSDEGPWFMSDEPSAFDQLADADQREALIAAISELPEKEQLVIQLYYVEELNLEEIGQVLGVGSARVCQIKKSAHDRLKKGLMRRLG; from the coding sequence ATGACGTTCCAGCAAAGCCATAAAGACTTTAGCCACAACGAATTCGCGCTGACCTATGGTCGCAGCGGCGAGACCAAACGCGACATGGATGCGCTGGTGCGCAAGCATATGCCGCTCGTCCGGCGGCTGGCATGGCACGTCCACGGATCGATGAGTTCGCTGATCGACGTCGAGGATCTGGTGCAGATCGGACTGGTTGCGTTGGTCGAGGCGGCGAACAGCTTCGAGGATCGCGGGCTGGTCAGCTTCGATCAGTATTTGTCGACGCGGGTGCGCGGTGCGATGATCGACGAATTGCGGCGACAGGCGACGATCACGCGCGGCGCGATGAAGCGGCGGCGCGTCTATAACGATGCGGTCGGCGCGCTGACCGACGAATCGGGCAAGCGGCCCGACGAGGCGACGGTCGCGTCGCGGCTGGGCGTCACCGTGGAGAAGTTGCGCAGCGACTATGCCAGCGCCGAAGCGGTGAGGTTCGATTCGATCGACGATGTCTATTCGGACGAAGGGCCATGGTTCATGTCCGACGAACCCTCGGCGTTCGACCAGCTGGCCGATGCCGACCAGCGCGAGGCGCTGATCGCGGCGATCAGCGAGTTGCCCGAGAAGGAGCAGCTCGTGATCCAGCTTTACTATGTCGAGGAACTCAACCTCGAAGAAATCGGCCAGGTGCTCGGCGTTGGTTCCGCGCGCGTCTGCCAGATCAAGAAGAGTGCGCATGATCGGCTGAAGAAAGGGCTGATGCGCCGGTTAGGATAG
- a CDS encoding YbaN family protein: protein MRRYLYLTAGFVSLGLAAIGALLPVMPTTVFVILAAYCFTRSSPTMERRLLEHPQFGPHIVRWRERGAISRTGKKAATVAFVVSIAVAFAFTAMPWPLVTVAAAAIVGGWIWTRPEA from the coding sequence GTGCGCCGCTATCTCTACCTTACCGCAGGGTTCGTCAGCCTCGGCCTCGCCGCGATCGGCGCGCTGCTGCCGGTGATGCCGACGACGGTGTTTGTCATCCTTGCCGCCTATTGCTTCACGCGCAGTTCGCCGACGATGGAGCGGCGGCTGCTCGAACATCCGCAGTTCGGCCCGCATATCGTGCGCTGGCGCGAGCGCGGGGCGATCAGCCGGACCGGCAAGAAGGCGGCGACGGTGGCATTTGTCGTGAGCATCGCGGTGGCGTTCGCCTTCACCGCCATGCCGTGGCCATTGGTCACCGTCGCGGCGGCGGCAATCGTCGGCGGCTGGATCTGGACACGGCCGGAGGCGTAA
- a CDS encoding NYN domain-containing protein, translated as MSTDPSLSLTSDRRIALLIDADNVSHTKIAAILAELSKYGTANIRRAYGDWASAGLKGWRDKLHSFAIRPIQQFSYSAGKNATDIALVIDAMELLYTQKPHAYCIASSDADFTPLVMQLKASGHDVYGFGERKTPEPFVNACTTFLYLDGLVAPEAPTPVKSSPAAPRSKAKSVASPAPAADPARSIAQDTMLVSILRGGVEAAARDDGWALLSTAGSAAKRQAPIDPRNYGVKNFPALFEATGLFEIYKPEGGPSYVADKRNRERTPRPTGAN; from the coding sequence ATGAGCACTGATCCCTCGCTGAGCTTGACGTCCGACCGCAGGATCGCCCTGCTGATCGACGCCGACAATGTTTCGCACACCAAGATTGCTGCGATCCTTGCCGAATTGTCGAAATATGGCACCGCCAACATCCGCCGCGCCTATGGCGACTGGGCGAGTGCCGGACTGAAGGGGTGGCGCGACAAGCTGCACAGCTTCGCAATCCGGCCGATTCAACAATTCAGCTATTCGGCGGGCAAGAACGCGACCGACATTGCCCTTGTCATCGACGCGATGGAATTGCTCTACACGCAAAAGCCGCACGCCTATTGCATCGCATCGAGCGATGCCGATTTCACCCCGCTCGTCATGCAACTCAAGGCCAGCGGGCACGACGTCTATGGCTTTGGCGAGCGCAAGACGCCGGAGCCGTTCGTCAACGCCTGTACGACGTTCCTCTATCTCGACGGCCTCGTCGCGCCTGAAGCGCCGACACCGGTCAAATCTTCGCCAGCCGCCCCACGAAGCAAGGCGAAGTCCGTGGCAAGCCCGGCACCCGCCGCCGATCCCGCGCGATCCATCGCCCAGGATACGATGCTGGTCAGCATCCTGCGCGGCGGGGTGGAAGCGGCGGCGCGCGACGACGGCTGGGCGCTCCTGTCCACCGCAGGAAGCGCGGCCAAGCGTCAGGCACCGATCGACCCACGCAACTACGGCGTGAAGAACTTTCCGGCATTGTTCGAGGCCACCGGCCTGTTTGAAATCTACAAGCCGGAGGGTGGTCCCAGCTATGTGGCGGACAAGCGCAACCGCGAGCGCACGCCGCGTCCGACCGGGGCGAATTAA
- a CDS encoding flagellin N-terminal helical domain-containing protein — MTVIGTNIASLRAANASSSASSALQTSMERLSTGKRINSAKDDAAGLAIASRMTSQVKSMAVAMRNANDGISLAQTAEGALGEVTNMLQRMKELGTQASNGTLGTSDRSTLQAEMTQLIAEVGNISKTSNFNGVALLDGKTGDVKLQTGINAGETITMSMLNTSAAKLGLRSGAEQTATGTLTGTATGFEKNQLQINGTWVGASVDSSGDASSAIADKVTAINAVTGESGVTAAASTKLTLSLVGADETMTGTISIGGEDIDLAAGVVEEDEDAGIEAGYDLALLVDAINETTTDSGVTAALNEAGTAIVLTSAADVVINFAAEDDIEKVTVRAEGATADVTFEEGEDSTVAQNQITLSAASGKTVMVEGETAALASVGMTATTAAGSDLSIATQDDASAALAVIDAALTSISAGRGDLGAVQNRLESTVANMSTTTTNLNEARSRIEDTDFSAETTALAKAQILSQASTAMLAQANQSQQGVLSLLR; from the coding sequence ATGACTGTTATCGGAACCAACATCGCGAGCCTTCGTGCCGCGAACGCGTCGTCCAGCGCCTCTTCGGCGTTGCAGACGTCGATGGAACGCCTGTCGACCGGCAAGCGCATCAACAGCGCGAAGGACGATGCCGCTGGCCTCGCCATCGCCAGCCGCATGACCAGCCAGGTCAAGAGCATGGCCGTCGCCATGCGCAACGCCAATGACGGCATCAGCCTGGCGCAGACCGCAGAAGGCGCACTCGGTGAAGTCACCAACATGCTTCAGCGCATGAAGGAGCTCGGCACCCAGGCATCGAACGGCACGCTGGGCACCAGCGATCGCTCGACGCTGCAGGCTGAAATGACCCAGCTGATTGCCGAAGTCGGCAACATCTCGAAAACCTCGAACTTCAACGGCGTCGCGCTGCTCGACGGCAAGACGGGTGACGTCAAGCTGCAGACCGGCATCAACGCTGGTGAAACCATCACGATGTCGATGCTCAACACCTCGGCTGCAAAGCTGGGCCTGCGCTCGGGCGCAGAGCAGACCGCGACCGGCACCCTGACGGGTACGGCCACCGGCTTCGAGAAGAACCAGCTGCAGATCAACGGCACCTGGGTCGGCGCCAGCGTCGACAGCAGCGGCGATGCCAGCTCGGCGATCGCCGACAAGGTGACCGCGATCAACGCCGTAACGGGTGAATCCGGCGTTACCGCAGCCGCCTCGACAAAGCTGACGCTGTCGCTGGTCGGTGCCGACGAAACCATGACCGGCACGATCAGCATCGGTGGCGAAGACATCGATCTGGCCGCAGGCGTTGTCGAAGAAGACGAAGATGCCGGCATCGAGGCAGGTTACGACCTGGCGCTGCTGGTTGACGCGATCAACGAGACGACGACCGACAGCGGCGTGACCGCGGCGCTCAACGAAGCGGGCACGGCCATCGTGCTGACCAGCGCGGCCGACGTCGTGATCAACTTCGCGGCTGAAGACGACATCGAGAAGGTCACGGTTCGTGCCGAAGGCGCCACTGCCGACGTCACGTTCGAGGAAGGCGAGGACTCCACCGTCGCGCAGAACCAGATCACGCTGTCTGCCGCTTCGGGCAAGACCGTGATGGTCGAGGGTGAGACCGCGGCACTGGCCAGCGTCGGCATGACCGCAACGACGGCAGCCGGTTCGGACCTGTCGATCGCAACGCAGGACGATGCTTCGGCAGCGCTTGCTGTGATCGACGCCGCACTGACCTCGATCTCGGCCGGTCGCGGCGACCTCGGTGCGGTTCAGAACCGCCTCGAATCGACCGTTGCCAACATGTCGACGACGACCACCAACCTGAACGAGGCCCGCAGCCGCATCGAGGATACCGATTTCTCGGCGGAAACGACGGCGCTCGCCAAGGCCCAGATCCTGAGCCAGGCGTCGACCGCGATGCTGGCCCAGGCCAACCAGTCGCAGCAGGGCGTTCTTTCGCTGCTTCGCTAA
- a CDS encoding sigma-54 interaction domain-containing protein — protein sequence MQTIFPSAAVLRQNYALVSALRAQGFTIGAADKVKPMPGDLFMIVEGEAPPVSARTLVLADGPVAAIPFHDGNPARLTFGSDDAAVASGFASAMLRGAHAPVASDPESLALYALAERVAVADITVLINGPTGTGKEVLAKAIHNISARRDGPFIAVNCAALPETMLEALLFGHQKGAFTGASAAGEGFFRAANGGTLLLDEVAEMPLGLQAKLLRALQEREVVPIGATAAEKIDVRVIACANRDLQTEVAEGRFRADLYYRLSVFPLSTKPLCDRPGDVAALAPAMVLRHAGSRTRLPWVTREALAVLQSHDWPGNVRELENVIQRALLLCPGEAITPDHLIFDRAPAMLQQAEGTLSNIVQLSEFAAIRETLAACGGSRIETAKRLGISERTLRYRLARAREQGEDITRRISA from the coding sequence ATGCAGACGATCTTTCCGTCAGCGGCGGTGCTGCGCCAAAACTATGCGCTGGTCTCGGCGCTCAGGGCGCAGGGCTTCACGATCGGCGCGGCCGACAAGGTGAAGCCGATGCCCGGCGACCTGTTCATGATCGTCGAGGGCGAAGCTCCACCGGTATCCGCCCGCACATTGGTGCTGGCCGACGGGCCGGTCGCTGCAATCCCCTTTCATGACGGCAATCCGGCCCGCCTGACCTTTGGGTCGGACGACGCGGCGGTCGCCAGCGGCTTTGCCAGCGCGATGCTGCGCGGCGCGCATGCCCCGGTCGCGTCGGACCCCGAGAGCCTCGCGCTTTATGCCTTGGCCGAGCGGGTGGCGGTGGCGGACATCACTGTGCTTATCAACGGGCCCACCGGCACCGGCAAGGAAGTGCTGGCGAAGGCTATCCACAACATTTCCGCGCGCCGCGACGGTCCGTTCATCGCGGTCAATTGCGCGGCGTTACCCGAGACGATGCTGGAAGCCCTGCTGTTCGGCCACCAGAAGGGCGCGTTCACCGGCGCGAGCGCGGCGGGCGAAGGCTTTTTTCGCGCCGCGAACGGCGGCACACTGTTGCTCGACGAAGTCGCCGAAATGCCGCTCGGCCTTCAGGCCAAGCTGCTGCGCGCCTTGCAGGAACGCGAAGTCGTGCCGATCGGTGCGACGGCGGCGGAAAAGATCGACGTTCGCGTTATCGCCTGCGCCAACCGCGATTTGCAGACCGAAGTGGCAGAAGGCCGGTTTCGCGCTGATCTTTATTACCGCCTGTCGGTTTTTCCGCTGTCGACCAAGCCATTGTGCGATCGCCCCGGCGATGTCGCTGCGCTGGCCCCGGCGATGGTGTTGCGCCACGCGGGCAGCCGAACACGCCTGCCTTGGGTGACGCGTGAGGCGCTGGCGGTGCTGCAGTCGCATGACTGGCCGGGCAATGTCCGCGAGCTGGAGAATGTGATCCAGCGTGCGCTGTTGCTCTGCCCGGGTGAGGCGATCACGCCCGATCATCTGATCTTCGACCGTGCGCCGGCCATGCTGCAACAGGCAGAGGGGACGCTCAGCAACATCGTCCAGCTCAGTGAATTCGCGGCGATCCGTGAGACGCTGGCGGCATGCGGCGGCAGCCGGATCGAGACTGCCAAACGTCTGGGCATTTCGGAGCGCACCCTGCGCTACCGGCTGGCCCGAGCGCGCGAGCAGGGTGAAGACATCACGCGGAGAATCAGCGCATGA
- the fliE gene encoding flagellar hook-basal body complex protein FliE, with protein sequence MSIGAIGGAGGGGIDRVMQLRAQILERNEALQRATTGAAAPAAQPAGPTSFADTLETALKQVNGAQAKAGDLSAAYERGETVDIAKVMLARQEASVGFEATLQVRNKLLTAYRDIMSMPV encoded by the coding sequence ATGAGCATCGGTGCAATTGGCGGTGCGGGCGGGGGCGGCATCGACCGCGTCATGCAACTGCGTGCCCAGATCCTGGAACGCAACGAAGCGCTGCAACGCGCGACCACCGGCGCAGCCGCTCCGGCTGCGCAACCCGCAGGTCCGACCAGCTTCGCCGATACGCTGGAGACCGCGCTCAAGCAGGTCAACGGCGCGCAGGCCAAGGCCGGCGATCTGTCCGCGGCCTATGAGCGCGGCGAAACGGTGGACATCGCCAAGGTGATGCTCGCCCGCCAGGAAGCGTCGGTCGGGTTCGAAGCGACGCTGCAGGTCCGCAACAAGCTGCTGACCGCCTATCGTGACATCATGAGCATGCCGGTCTGA